Within Topomyia yanbarensis strain Yona2022 chromosome 2, ASM3024719v1, whole genome shotgun sequence, the genomic segment aggtaaccaaaagcctttatattcaaaacctgtaaatatctgcaaccaaactaaaaaatctgcaaatatctgcaaccaaactaaaaaatctgcaaatatctgcgtcatcgaaaaaatttgcagctaaaattaaaagtctgccaatttgcagacttgtctgcaaatctggcatctctgcagcCGCTGAAAATTTGACATTCGATGAACGTCCGGCGCCGCgatcagcgatgccagatttacagatatgtctgtattttacagacttttgatggtctcctacagacgtaatctgaaatctacagacttttaaaagagtaacagtgtttaacaaaattgcaCTAGAACAATTCTATCCGAATTCGAacgattccttcacaatagttttctaatttcatgctacttttaaagtaataacctagtgtaaataggatttacacaaccatctacagacttttacagacattttaattattctgatacagacatttcacaaaaacatgtggcatcgctggccGCGATTGCCTGACGGATTAACGGCTGTCAAACCAGCGGCAAATCTTGCACTGCCATCCGCACCAAGAGGCTTATACATTCAGCTCCATAAAAGCTATGAAGTGCAATGAAAGTCGGCTATTGATGCGTATTTTGTTGGTAGtttttctcatttttcaatTGTTTACCGCGACAATATTGGACTCCTCTCTGGAGGAGACAGTAATTGAAGGTAAGTTTGTGAAAAGTACCTCTTTTTGTTTACCCCAACGTTCGCGATTATAGGTAGCATGTAAGCTTTTCTTCGGTGCATGTAAAGAGACAACTTGTCcggataaaatatttttcatctttGGTACATTCTACTTGTTTAATCTAATTAGGCTCCTGGGAGGATAAGTGCTCAGTTTAGGTAGTTAATATAGTATATATGTATTCGCAGATTTCTTCATTTGTCGTTCATGTGGTCACGACATCAGTCTGTCTAACTTTCTACTCGATAAGCACAGTCCATTGGCCATCGGATCTACCAATCAGACGTTGCAGGTGGGGAGGCAAATAGCCGTACAGGAAGTCCAGAATACGCTTGGCATTCGGTTTAAGATAATCGTAGTTCAGCAAGCATACTGCGCCAAGGTTGACTCGGTAGGTTGTTTTACTGCTCCGTGTAGTGTGGAACGTTACAAATGTTTTCtttatgaaaattttgttttcagTGGAGTACTATCCATTCGTGGTTTCCCGGTTACGCGTGGAAACTGTGCGTATGCCCCAAGTGCCGAACGCATTTGGGTTGGATGTTTGAACCAACCGAAACCGCCACATCTGAGCGCTACTTTCCGACAGAGAACGGGTTCTACGCTCTAATCTACAGCAACGTCATATCAGAGAGATGTAAGTTTTCAGTTGGTTAGCAATATTATATATAAGCTAACTTTTATCTCTTTCAGACGTCAACTCACTGTTAATGCGAGAGAAAGTTCTACGGGACGACTAACTACCGACAATACAAGTTTCTGTGTTCAAAATGGTTGACCCCAAGCGGCACATCAATGTTCTTTCGGAGGAGGATCAGATGTTCCTGAGTGAATGCGAAGAAGAATTCAAGGACCGGTTCACAGAGCATGATGCCGAGTTTCAAGCATACTGCGCTCAAGCAGCGCGACCTCCGCCGTTGTTGGAAAACTGGAATCCACGCAACTTCCACGGTGGTGGCCAGGGTGGTTACCGCGGCTTCCGCGGTCGATATGACGGTAGGGGACGATACGATAGCCCGGGA encodes:
- the LOC131685403 gene encoding protein cereblon-like — protein: MKCNESRLLMRILLVVFLIFQLFTATILDSSLEETVIEDFFICRSCGHDISLSNFLLDKHSPLAIGSTNQTLQVGRQIAVQEVQNTLGIRFKIIVVQQAYCAKVDSWSTIHSWFPGYAWKLCVCPKCRTHLGWMFEPTETATSERYFPTENGFYALIYSNVISERYVNSLLMREKVLRDD